In the genome of Thermoproteus tenax Kra 1, the window CTCCCTCTGAGTGGGCAACCCCGTGCCTCCGCCGACAGTGCCGACCTCTAGGCTGGGCAAGAAGACGGACACGTAGAGTCCATCCTCTCTGGGCTCAGTCCAGGTAATGCCCATGCTGGACTCCACCACTTGGGCTACGTCTTGGCCAGTCGCTATGAATATGGCTGTGATTATATTGGCGAAGTGCGCGTTGAAGCCGTAGGAGTGGGCCAAGGCGGAGCCCAGTAGGTTCTTCCGCACGTTGACCTCGTGGACGTCCTCGGGCCTCACGCCCATTTTGGACAAGACCTCTCTGCGTATTAACGCCTCGGCCACAACAGTCTTCCCCCTGCCCAAAAGGAAGTTCACTGCGCTCGGCTTCTTATCAACACACAAGTTCCCGCTGAGGGCCACTAGTTGGGCGCTGGGGTAGTTCTCTTGGATGAACTTGGCGGCGGCCTCCGAGGCTATAGTGGCCATGTTCATCCCCATGGCGTCCCCAGTCTCGAAGACGAAGCGTAGCCACACGTTGTTACCCACGATGAAAGGCTGTATCTCCTTAAGCCTTCCGTGCCTAGTAGTAGATTCGGCGGCCCTCTTTATTTCTTCGAAGTGCGCTCTGATCCACTCAACGAAGTCTACGGCGTCTATCATCGAGGGCAGTTTGAACAGGGGCGCTCTCGCCATCCCGTCCTTGATGACGCGCGCGCGGGCCCCTCCGGACTCAGTTACTATCTTGGCCCCTCTATTTACTGAGGCCACTAGTGCGCCCTCAGTAGTCGCAAGCGGTATGTAGAACTCGCCGTTGGCGTATTGGCCGCGCACCAATAGGGGGCCCGCCACGCCGATAGGTATCTGGGCCGCCCCTATCGGGTTCTCTATGTTTCTGCCCACAGCCTTGTTGAAGTCTATCACAGTGCGGCCTATGGCGTCCAGCCTAACGCCAGTCTTCCTCTCGAGGTATCTACGCCGCTCCTCGGCGGCTCTGTTCGAGTCGCCTAGAATTCTATCGAGCTCGTGGA includes:
- the hmgA gene encoding hydroxymethylglutaryl-CoA reductase (NADPH), whose protein sequence is MEELAKKLEEGAVKLHELDRILGDSNRAAEERRRYLERKTGVRLDAIGRTVIDFNKAVGRNIENPIGAAQIPIGVAGPLLVRGQYANGEFYIPLATTEGALVASVNRGAKIVTESGGARARVIKDGMARAPLFKLPSMIDAVDFVEWIRAHFEEIKRAAESTTRHGRLKEIQPFIVGNNVWLRFVFETGDAMGMNMATIASEAAAKFIQENYPSAQLVALSGNLCVDKKPSAVNFLLGRGKTVVAEALIRREVLSKMGVRPEDVHEVNVRKNLLGSALAHSYGFNAHFANIITAIFIATGQDVAQVVESSMGITWTEPREDGLYVSVFLPSLEVGTVGGGTGLPTQREALELLGVAGSGNPPGTNSLKFAEIVAAAVLAGELNLILALARNELARAHQALGRSK